Proteins from one Pseudomonas bijieensis genomic window:
- the relA gene encoding GTP diphosphokinase: MVQVRAHQPINTDGSINLEAWLDHAVSVDMALDREALKAACEFAREAEQQHNAAKNLWSEGTSSFQTGLEIAEILADLKLDQDSLVAAVLYRGVREGQIQLPVVSQRFGTVVAKLIDGVLRMAAISASLSPRQSMVLGTQGQVENLRKMLVAMVDDVRVALIKLAERTCAIRAVKSADDEKRNRVAREVFDIYAPLAHRLGIGHIKWELEDLSFRYLEPDQYKQIAKLLHERRLDRERFITDVMTQLREELQATGVEADISGRAKHIYSIWRKMQRKGLEFSQIYDVRAVRVLVPEMRDCYTALGIVHTLWRHIPKEFDDYIANPKENGYRSLHTAVIGPEGKVLEVQIRTHAMHEEAELGVCAHWKYKGTDVKSGSNHYEEKISWLRQVLEWHEELGDIGGLAEQLRVDIEPDRVYIFTPDGHAIDLPKGATPLDFAYRVHTEIGHNCRGAKINGRIVPLNYSLQTGEQVEIITSKHGTPSRDWLNPNLGYITTSRARAKIVHWFKLQARDQNVAAGKTLLERELGRLGLPQVDFDKLAEKANMKTAEDMFAALGAGDLRLAQLVNLAQQLVEPERGNEQLELIPRKATGYKPGKRGDIQIQGVGNLMTQMAGCCQPLPGDAIVGYITQGRGVSIHRQDCASVLQLAGREPERIIQVSWGPVPVLTYPVDIVIRAYDRSGLLRDVSQVLLNERINVLAVNTRSNKEDNTALMSLTIEIPGLDALGRLLGRISQLPNIIETRRNRTPG; this comes from the coding sequence ATGGTACAGGTGAGAGCACACCAGCCGATCAACACCGACGGCAGTATCAATCTCGAGGCTTGGCTCGATCATGCGGTCAGCGTCGACATGGCACTGGATCGCGAAGCCTTGAAGGCCGCCTGCGAGTTCGCTCGTGAGGCGGAGCAGCAACACAACGCGGCGAAGAACCTGTGGTCTGAAGGCACCTCGAGTTTCCAGACGGGCCTGGAGATCGCCGAAATTCTCGCTGACCTCAAGCTCGACCAGGACTCCTTGGTAGCGGCGGTGCTGTACCGCGGGGTGCGCGAAGGTCAGATCCAGCTACCGGTGGTCAGCCAACGTTTCGGCACGGTGGTCGCCAAGCTGATCGACGGCGTGCTGCGCATGGCCGCTATCAGTGCCAGCCTCAGTCCGCGCCAGTCCATGGTGCTGGGCACCCAGGGCCAGGTGGAAAACCTGCGCAAGATGTTGGTGGCAATGGTCGACGACGTGCGCGTCGCGCTGATCAAGCTGGCCGAGCGCACCTGTGCGATCCGCGCCGTGAAGTCCGCCGATGACGAAAAGCGCAATCGCGTCGCCCGGGAGGTGTTCGACATCTATGCCCCCCTGGCCCACCGTCTCGGCATCGGTCACATCAAGTGGGAGCTGGAGGACCTGTCCTTCCGCTACCTGGAGCCCGACCAGTACAAGCAGATCGCCAAGCTGTTGCATGAGCGGCGCCTGGATCGCGAGCGCTTCATCACCGATGTGATGACCCAGTTGCGCGAAGAGTTGCAGGCCACCGGCGTGGAAGCCGACATCAGCGGCCGGGCCAAGCACATCTACTCGATCTGGCGAAAAATGCAGCGCAAAGGCCTGGAATTCAGCCAGATCTACGACGTTCGCGCCGTTCGTGTCCTGGTCCCGGAAATGCGCGACTGCTACACCGCCCTGGGGATCGTCCACACCTTGTGGCGCCACATTCCGAAGGAGTTCGACGACTACATCGCCAACCCCAAGGAAAACGGCTACCGCTCGCTGCACACCGCCGTGATCGGTCCCGAGGGCAAGGTGCTGGAAGTGCAGATCCGCACCCATGCCATGCACGAGGAGGCTGAGCTGGGCGTTTGCGCCCACTGGAAATACAAGGGCACCGACGTCAAGTCCGGGTCCAACCACTACGAAGAGAAAATCTCCTGGCTGCGTCAGGTGCTCGAATGGCATGAGGAGCTGGGCGATATCGGTGGCCTGGCCGAACAGCTGCGCGTCGACATCGAGCCGGACCGGGTCTATATCTTCACCCCCGACGGCCACGCCATCGACCTGCCCAAGGGCGCGACACCGCTGGACTTCGCCTACCGGGTCCACACCGAGATCGGCCACAACTGCCGTGGCGCCAAGATCAATGGGCGGATCGTGCCGCTCAACTACAGCCTGCAGACCGGTGAGCAGGTCGAGATCATCACCAGCAAGCACGGTACCCCAAGCCGCGACTGGCTGAACCCGAACCTGGGCTACATCACCACATCCCGAGCGCGGGCGAAAATCGTCCACTGGTTCAAATTGCAGGCCCGCGACCAGAACGTCGCCGCCGGCAAGACCTTGCTCGAGCGTGAGCTCGGTCGCCTGGGCCTGCCGCAGGTGGATTTCGACAAGCTGGCCGAAAAAGCCAACATGAAAACCGCCGAGGACATGTTCGCCGCCCTCGGTGCCGGCGATCTGCGTCTGGCGCAGTTGGTCAACCTGGCCCAGCAACTGGTGGAGCCGGAGCGTGGCAACGAACAACTGGAACTGATCCCGCGCAAGGCCACCGGCTACAAGCCTGGCAAGCGCGGCGACATCCAGATCCAGGGCGTGGGCAACCTGATGACCCAGATGGCCGGCTGCTGTCAGCCATTGCCGGGGGATGCGATCGTCGGCTACATCACCCAGGGCCGCGGCGTGAGCATTCACCGCCAGGACTGTGCCTCGGTGCTGCAACTGGCCGGTCGCGAGCCGGAGCGGATCATCCAGGTCAGTTGGGGCCCGGTGCCGGTGCTCACCTACCCGGTGGACATCGTCATCCGTGCCTACGACCGATCCGGCCTGCTGCGTGACGTCTCCCAGGTGTTGCTGAACGAGCGGATCAACGTGCTGGCGGTCAACACCCGCTCCAACAAGGAAGACAACACCGCGCTGATGTCCCTGACCATCGAGATTCCGGGGCTGGATGCGCTGGGGCGGTTGCTGGGGCGGATTTCCCAGTTGCCGAACATCATCGAGACCCGGCGGAATCGGACGCCGGGTTAA
- the mazG gene encoding nucleoside triphosphate pyrophosphohydrolase, protein MYSLEDLLHLMNRLRDPQYGCPWDIQQTYATIVPHTLEEAYEVADAIERGDFDHLQGELGDLLFQVVYYSQLAREENRFEFAGVVDSITRKLIRRHPHVFPTGDLYAPVDIPRLSEEQVKQRWEEIKAEERAEKASAPEQLSLLDDVPGALPALSRSAKLQKRAGQVGFDWPGPLPVLDKVREELDEVLEAMADNDPVAISDEIGDLLFSVVNLARHLKVDPETALRDANGKFEQRFRFIEQALRDTHRPMEDCTLEELDALWGEAKRQEKNLPSCG, encoded by the coding sequence ATGTACAGCCTTGAAGACCTGCTCCACCTGATGAACCGCCTGCGAGACCCGCAGTACGGCTGCCCGTGGGACATCCAGCAAACCTACGCGACCATCGTCCCCCATACCCTGGAAGAAGCCTACGAAGTGGCCGATGCCATCGAGCGTGGCGATTTCGATCACTTGCAGGGCGAGTTGGGCGACCTGCTGTTCCAGGTGGTGTATTACAGCCAGTTGGCCCGGGAAGAAAACCGCTTCGAATTCGCCGGCGTGGTCGACAGCATCACCCGCAAGCTGATCCGCCGCCATCCTCATGTATTTCCTACCGGTGACCTGTATGCGCCCGTGGATATCCCGCGCCTGAGCGAAGAGCAGGTCAAGCAGCGCTGGGAAGAAATCAAGGCAGAGGAACGGGCCGAGAAAGCCTCGGCGCCCGAGCAATTGTCGCTGCTCGACGATGTGCCGGGTGCGCTGCCGGCATTGTCCCGCTCGGCGAAGCTGCAGAAGCGTGCCGGCCAGGTCGGTTTCGACTGGCCAGGCCCGTTGCCGGTGCTCGATAAAGTCCGCGAGGAACTGGACGAAGTGCTCGAAGCCATGGCCGACAACGATCCGGTGGCCATCAGCGACGAGATCGGCGATCTGCTGTTCAGCGTGGTGAACCTGGCGCGCCACCTCAAGGTCGACCCGGAAACCGCACTGCGCGACGCCAACGGGAAGTTCGAGCAGCGGTTCCGATTTATCGAACAGGCATTGCGCGACACCCACCGTCCCATGGAAGATTGCACCCTCGAAGAGTTGGACGCCTTGTGGGGCGAAGCCAAACGTCAGGAAAAGAATTTGCCCAGCTGTGGCTGA
- a CDS encoding DUF2058 domain-containing protein — protein MSLSLRDQLLKAGLVNQKQAKQVGKEKQKQQRLAHKGQIELDDSQQRAAQEAMAEKVKRDQELNRQQQEKVEQKARAAQIKQLIEVSRLPKLTTEDYYNFVDDKKVKRISVNTLMRNKLSSGSLAIVHHAGGYEVIPREAALKIQERDPKRIVQLNTQTEEVDADDPYAAYQIPDDLMW, from the coding sequence ATGAGCCTTTCCCTTCGCGACCAGTTGCTCAAAGCAGGGCTGGTCAACCAAAAGCAGGCCAAGCAGGTCGGCAAAGAGAAACAGAAGCAGCAACGCCTGGCCCATAAAGGCCAGATCGAACTGGATGATTCCCAGCAGCGTGCCGCCCAGGAAGCGATGGCCGAAAAGGTCAAGCGCGACCAGGAACTCAACCGACAGCAGCAGGAAAAGGTCGAGCAGAAGGCCCGGGCCGCGCAGATCAAGCAATTGATCGAAGTCTCGCGCCTGCCGAAGCTGACCACCGAGGACTATTACAACTTCGTCGACGACAAAAAGGTCAAGCGCATCTCGGTCAATACGCTGATGCGCAACAAGTTGAGCAGTGGCTCCCTGGCGATCGTCCACCACGCCGGCGGCTACGAAGTGATCCCGCGCGAGGCAGCTCTGAAGATCCAGGAACGCGACCCCAAGCGCATCGTCCAGCTCAACACCCAGACCGAAGAAGTGGATGCGGATGATCCGTACGCGGCGTATCAGATTCCGGATGATTTGATGTGGTAA
- the rlmD gene encoding 23S rRNA (uracil(1939)-C(5))-methyltransferase RlmD produces MAKQERGLRFQPSGGSRAPQVPTGKKQRLTIERLANDGRGIAFVDGRTWFVIGALAGEEVEARVLGAHGKVVEARTERVFLSSELRRAAPCIHAGRCGGCSVQHLPHAEQLALKQRMLAEQLSRVAGVEPDEWAAPLSGSEFGYRRRARVAVRWDQKAKKLEVGFRAAGSQDIVAIGDCPVLVQPLQPIMSRLPEMLRRLSKPQALGHVELFAGSSLAVLLRHMAPLSEADLTILKDFCGFHEAQLWLHGEGEPQPVDPGRALGYRLETWGLELAYRPGDFIQVNAAVNEAMIAQALQWLAPHAEERVLDLFCGLGNFALPLAKSVRQVVAVEGVQTMVERAAANAVSNNLHNTAFFQADLSQPLADAEWIGEGFSAVLLDPPRDGAFEVVRKLSSLGAKRLVYVSCNPATLARDTVELIKQGYRLKRAGILDMFPQTAHVEAMALFEASQDGLSD; encoded by the coding sequence ATGGCCAAGCAAGAAAGAGGCTTGCGCTTCCAGCCCAGCGGCGGAAGCCGGGCCCCGCAAGTGCCCACCGGTAAAAAACAGCGCCTGACCATCGAGCGCCTGGCCAATGATGGCCGGGGCATTGCCTTTGTCGACGGGCGTACCTGGTTTGTCATCGGCGCCCTGGCCGGTGAGGAGGTCGAGGCGCGGGTGCTCGGGGCCCATGGCAAGGTGGTCGAGGCGCGTACCGAGCGGGTGTTCCTGTCCAGTGAACTGCGTCGCGCGGCGCCGTGCATCCATGCCGGTCGTTGTGGCGGTTGCAGCGTCCAACATTTGCCCCATGCCGAACAACTCGCCCTGAAACAGCGCATGCTCGCCGAGCAGTTGTCTCGCGTGGCCGGGGTGGAACCGGATGAATGGGCCGCGCCATTGAGCGGGTCGGAATTCGGTTACCGACGTCGCGCCCGGGTGGCGGTGCGTTGGGACCAGAAAGCGAAAAAACTCGAAGTCGGTTTCCGTGCCGCCGGCAGTCAGGACATCGTTGCCATCGGCGATTGCCCGGTGCTGGTACAGCCCTTGCAGCCGATCATGAGCCGCTTGCCGGAGATGCTCAGACGCTTGAGCAAACCCCAGGCGCTGGGGCATGTGGAGTTGTTCGCCGGTTCGTCCCTCGCGGTACTGCTGCGCCATATGGCGCCGCTGTCGGAGGCCGACCTGACGATCCTCAAGGACTTCTGTGGGTTTCATGAGGCGCAGTTGTGGCTGCATGGTGAAGGCGAGCCGCAACCGGTCGATCCAGGGCGAGCCTTGGGTTATCGCCTGGAAACCTGGGGCCTGGAGCTGGCTTACCGGCCTGGGGATTTCATCCAGGTGAACGCTGCGGTCAACGAGGCAATGATCGCCCAGGCGCTACAATGGCTCGCGCCGCACGCCGAGGAGCGAGTGCTGGATCTGTTTTGCGGCCTGGGCAACTTTGCCTTGCCGTTGGCCAAAAGCGTGCGCCAGGTGGTGGCCGTCGAAGGCGTGCAGACCATGGTGGAGCGTGCGGCGGCCAATGCCGTCAGCAACAATTTGCATAACACTGCCTTTTTTCAGGCCGATTTATCCCAGCCTCTGGCAGATGCCGAATGGATCGGCGAAGGCTTTTCTGCGGTACTCTTGGACCCACCCCGTGACGGTGCTTTCGAGGTGGTGCGCAAGCTGTCGTCCCTGGGTGCCAAACGGTTGGTTTATGTATCGTGCAACCCGGCAACTTTGGCCCGGGATACGGTCGAACTGATCAAGCAGGGCTACCGGTTAAAACGTGCCGGGATTCTCGATATGTTTCCTCAAACGGCGCATGTCGAGGCCATGGCGTTATTTGAAGCGAGCCAGGATGGCTTGTCCGACTGA
- a CDS encoding DUF3108 domain-containing protein, with translation MRRALLFACALLALPLAQAAELQPFSASYTADWKQLPMSGTAERSLTKEANGTWKLSFKASMMIASLTEESTLTLDKDTLLPQSYHFERGGLGKAKKADLDFDWNTKMVTGTDRGDAVKLPLNRGMVDKSTYQLALQHDVAAGKKSMSYQVVDDGEVDTYDFRVLGSEKVDTKAGQIDAIKVERVRDPTQSKRITVLWFAKDWDYLLVRLQQVETDGKEYNIMLLDGTVNGKAVKGS, from the coding sequence ATGCGTCGCGCCCTGCTCTTCGCTTGCGCTCTGCTCGCCTTGCCCCTGGCACAGGCAGCGGAACTTCAACCGTTCTCCGCCAGCTATACCGCCGACTGGAAACAGTTGCCCATGAGCGGCACCGCCGAGCGTAGCCTGACCAAGGAAGCCAACGGCACCTGGAAGCTGAGCTTCAAGGCGTCGATGATGATCGCCAGCCTGACCGAAGAAAGCACCCTGACCCTGGACAAGGACACCCTGCTGCCACAGTCCTACCATTTCGAACGCGGTGGCCTGGGCAAAGCCAAGAAGGCCGACCTGGATTTCGACTGGAACACCAAGATGGTCACCGGCACCGATCGCGGCGATGCGGTCAAGCTGCCGCTCAACCGTGGCATGGTCGATAAATCCACTTACCAGTTGGCCCTGCAGCACGACGTGGCGGCCGGCAAGAAAAGCATGAGCTATCAGGTCGTCGATGACGGCGAAGTCGATACCTATGACTTCCGCGTGCTGGGCTCGGAAAAAGTCGACACCAAGGCCGGCCAGATCGATGCGATCAAGGTCGAGCGCGTGCGCGACCCGACACAAAGCAAGCGCATCACCGTGCTCTGGTTCGCCAAGGACTGGGATTACCTGCTGGTGCGCCTGCAACAGGTCGAGACCGACGGCAAGGAGTACAACATCATGCTCCTGGACGGTACGGTCAATGGCAAGGCTGTGAAAGGCAGCTGA
- the purN gene encoding phosphoribosylglycinamide formyltransferase has product MSATCDVVVLLSGTGSNLQALIDSTRTGDSPVRIRAVISNRADAYGLQRAKDAGIDTRVLDHKAFEGREAFDAALIEQIDIFNPQLVVLAGFMRILSAGFVRHYQGRLFNIHPSLLPKYKGLHTHQRALEAGDTEHGCSVHFVTEELDGGPLVVQAVIPVELHDTPQSLAQRVHAREHQIYPMAVRWFAEGRLTLDDRGASLDGQLLAASGHLIRY; this is encoded by the coding sequence ATGTCCGCAACCTGTGACGTGGTGGTGCTGCTGTCCGGCACCGGCAGTAACTTGCAGGCCCTGATCGACAGCACACGGACCGGCGACAGCCCGGTCCGTATCCGCGCGGTGATTTCCAACCGCGCCGACGCCTACGGCCTGCAACGCGCCAAGGATGCGGGGATCGACACCCGCGTCCTCGATCACAAGGCGTTCGAGGGCCGCGAAGCCTTCGACGCCGCGCTGATCGAACAGATCGACATCTTCAATCCGCAACTGGTGGTCCTCGCTGGTTTCATGCGCATCCTCAGCGCCGGCTTCGTGCGTCACTACCAGGGCCGCCTGTTCAATATCCATCCCTCGCTGCTGCCCAAATACAAAGGGTTACACACTCACCAGCGGGCGCTGGAGGCCGGAGACACTGAGCACGGCTGCTCGGTGCACTTTGTCACCGAGGAACTCGATGGCGGACCACTGGTCGTACAGGCAGTAATACCGGTAGAGTTGCACGACACGCCGCAAAGCCTGGCGCAACGGGTTCACGCCCGCGAGCACCAGATCTACCCGATGGCCGTGCGTTGGTTTGCCGAAGGACGGCTGACCCTCGACGATCGCGGTGCCTCACTGGACGGCCAGTTACTCGCCGCCAGCGGCCATTTGATTCGATACTAG
- the cysM gene encoding cysteine synthase CysM, producing the protein MTLQYPTIADCVGNTPLVRLQRLPGVTSNTLLLKLEGNNPAGSVKDRPALSMITRGELRGQIRPGDTLIEATSGNTGIALAMAAAIKGYKMILIMPDNSSAERKAAMTAYGAELILVTQEEGMEGARDLAERMQAEGRGKVLDQFANGDNPEAHYTTTGPEIWRQTDGTITHFVSSMGTTGTIMGTSRYLKEQNPNVQIIGLQPMEGSAIPGIRRWPEEYLPKIYQAERVDRIIDMAQSEAEDVTRRLAREEGIFCGVSSGGAVAGMLRLSKEVENAVIVAIICDRGDRYLSTGIFDAPN; encoded by the coding sequence ATGACTCTGCAGTACCCAACCATCGCCGATTGCGTCGGCAACACCCCGCTGGTCCGTTTGCAGCGCCTGCCTGGCGTGACCAGCAATACGCTTTTGCTCAAGCTCGAAGGGAATAACCCGGCGGGTTCGGTCAAGGACCGGCCGGCGCTATCGATGATTACCCGCGGCGAGTTGCGCGGGCAGATCCGGCCCGGCGATACGCTGATCGAGGCGACCTCCGGCAACACCGGCATCGCCCTGGCGATGGCGGCGGCGATCAAGGGCTACAAGATGATCCTGATCATGCCCGACAACTCCAGCGCCGAGCGCAAGGCGGCGATGACGGCCTACGGCGCCGAGTTGATCCTGGTGACTCAGGAGGAGGGCATGGAAGGTGCCCGGGACCTGGCCGAGCGCATGCAGGCCGAGGGGCGTGGCAAGGTGCTGGATCAGTTTGCCAACGGCGACAATCCCGAGGCCCACTACACCACCACCGGCCCTGAGATCTGGCGCCAGACCGACGGCACCATCACTCATTTCGTCAGCTCGATGGGCACCACCGGTACCATCATGGGCACCTCGCGCTACCTGAAAGAACAGAACCCGAACGTGCAGATCATTGGCCTGCAGCCGATGGAAGGCTCGGCGATCCCAGGCATTCGTCGCTGGCCCGAGGAGTATCTGCCGAAGATCTACCAGGCCGAGCGCGTGGACCGCATCATCGACATGGCCCAGAGCGAAGCGGAGGACGTGACCCGTCGCCTGGCGCGTGAAGAAGGCATCTTCTGCGGCGTGTCTTCCGGCGGTGCCGTGGCGGGCATGCTGCGCCTGTCCAAGGAAGTTGAGAATGCGGTGATCGTCGCGATCATCTGCGACCGTGGCGACCGTTATTTGTCGACCGGCATTTTCGACGCGCCCAACTGA
- a CDS encoding response regulator: MLKKLGIKGRVLLLTLLPTSLMALVLGGYFTWMQQSDLHAQLLQRGEMIAEQLAPLVAPAMSRQDTDLLERIATQSLEQADVRAVTLLAPDRTPLAHAGPTMLNRAPEGNSAQLQQRTGNDATRYLLPVFGKHRNLAGELIPEEADRLLGWVELELSHSGMLLSGYRSMFASLLLIAVCLGLTALLALRMGRTINRPLGQIKHAVAQLKDGHLETRLPPLGSQELDELASGINRMAGTLQNAQEELQHSIDQATEDVRQNLETIEIQNIELDLARKEALEASRIKSEFLANMSHEIRTPLNGILGFTHLLQKSELTPRQLDYLGTIEKSADSLLGIINEILDFSKIEAGKLVLDNIPFNLRDLLQDTLTILAPAAHAKQLELVSLVYRDTPLSLVGDPLRLKQILTNLVSNAIKFTREGTIVARAMLEDEHEDSVQLRISIQDTGIGLSNQDVRALFQAFSQADNSLSRQPGGTGLGLVISKRLVEQMGGEIGVDSTPGEGSEFWISLRLPKTRDDAEDLPGPPLLGRRVAVLENHELARQALQHQLEDCGLQVTPFNTLESLTNGITVAHQTDQAIDLAVLGITSNDMPPERLNQHIWDLEHLGCKVLVLCPTTEQTLYHLSVPNPHSQLQAKPACTRKLRRSLSDLVNPRPTRSEPHEPVASRAPKVLCVDDNPANLLLVQTLLEDMGAKVLAVESGYAAVKAVQKETFDLVLMDVQMPGMDGRQSTEAIRQWESERHCTPLPIVALTAHAMANEKRALLQSGMDDYLTKPISERQLAQVVLKWTGLALRNQSPERSGDAQGGSELLVLDHEEGLRLAAGKADLAADMLAMLLASLEADREAIRQASEANDHNALIERVHRLHGATRYCGVPQLRAACQRSETLLKQQDPKAAAALEELERAINRLASEARISA, from the coding sequence GTGCTCAAGAAACTGGGAATCAAAGGCCGCGTGCTGTTGCTGACCCTGTTGCCGACCAGCCTGATGGCGCTGGTACTGGGCGGCTATTTCACCTGGATGCAGCAATCGGACCTGCACGCCCAATTGCTGCAACGTGGCGAGATGATCGCCGAACAGCTCGCGCCGCTGGTCGCCCCGGCCATGAGCCGCCAGGACACCGACCTGCTGGAACGCATCGCCACCCAGTCCCTGGAGCAAGCGGACGTACGCGCCGTGACCCTGCTCGCTCCCGACCGCACGCCCCTGGCCCACGCCGGCCCGACGATGCTCAACCGGGCGCCGGAAGGGAACAGTGCGCAGTTGCAGCAACGCACCGGCAACGATGCCACGCGGTATCTGCTGCCGGTCTTCGGCAAGCACCGCAACCTGGCGGGCGAACTGATTCCTGAAGAAGCCGACCGCCTGCTGGGCTGGGTCGAGCTGGAGTTGTCTCACAGCGGCATGTTGCTAAGCGGTTATCGCAGTATGTTCGCCAGCCTGCTGTTGATCGCCGTTTGCCTGGGCCTGACCGCGCTGCTGGCCCTGCGCATGGGCCGCACGATCAACCGCCCGCTGGGCCAGATCAAGCACGCCGTGGCGCAACTCAAGGACGGCCATCTGGAAACCCGCCTGCCACCGCTGGGCAGCCAGGAGCTCGATGAACTGGCCTCTGGCATCAATCGCATGGCCGGGACCTTGCAGAACGCCCAGGAAGAATTGCAGCACAGCATCGACCAGGCCACCGAAGACGTGCGCCAGAACCTGGAAACCATCGAAATCCAGAACATCGAGCTGGACCTGGCCCGCAAGGAGGCTCTGGAAGCGAGCCGGATCAAATCCGAATTCCTGGCGAACATGAGCCATGAAATCCGCACGCCGCTCAACGGCATCCTCGGCTTTACCCACCTGTTACAGAAAAGCGAACTGACCCCGCGCCAGCTCGACTACCTGGGCACCATCGAGAAATCCGCCGACAGCCTGCTGGGGATCATCAACGAGATCCTCGACTTTTCGAAGATCGAGGCCGGCAAGCTGGTGCTCGACAACATTCCGTTCAACCTGCGGGACCTGTTGCAGGACACCCTGACCATCCTCGCCCCCGCGGCCCACGCCAAACAACTGGAACTGGTGAGCCTAGTGTACCGGGACACACCGCTGTCGCTGGTGGGTGATCCACTGCGCCTCAAGCAGATCCTGACCAACCTGGTGAGCAACGCCATCAAGTTCACCCGCGAGGGCACCATCGTCGCCCGGGCCATGCTCGAGGACGAACACGAAGACAGCGTGCAGTTGCGCATCAGCATCCAGGACACCGGCATCGGCCTGTCCAACCAGGACGTGCGGGCGCTGTTCCAGGCGTTCAGCCAGGCCGACAACTCGCTGTCGCGGCAACCGGGTGGCACTGGGCTGGGCCTGGTGATTTCCAAGCGCCTGGTGGAACAGATGGGCGGTGAGATCGGCGTCGACAGCACACCGGGCGAAGGCTCGGAATTCTGGATCAGCCTGCGCCTGCCCAAGACCCGTGACGATGCCGAGGACCTGCCTGGCCCGCCGTTGCTGGGCCGGCGCGTGGCGGTGCTGGAGAATCATGAACTGGCCCGCCAGGCCTTGCAGCACCAGCTCGAAGACTGTGGCTTGCAAGTGACGCCATTCAATACCCTGGAGAGCCTGACCAACGGCATCACCGTCGCCCACCAGACTGATCAGGCCATCGATCTGGCCGTGCTGGGCATCACCAGTAACGACATGCCGCCGGAGCGCCTCAACCAGCATATCTGGGACCTTGAACACCTGGGCTGCAAAGTGCTCGTGCTGTGCCCCACTACCGAACAGACCCTGTACCACCTCTCGGTGCCCAACCCCCACAGCCAGTTGCAGGCCAAGCCGGCCTGCACCCGCAAGTTGCGCCGCTCGCTTTCCGATCTGGTCAACCCGCGACCAACCCGCAGCGAACCCCACGAACCGGTGGCCAGCCGCGCGCCCAAAGTGCTGTGCGTGGATGACAATCCGGCCAACCTGCTGCTGGTGCAGACCCTGCTCGAAGACATGGGCGCCAAAGTGCTCGCGGTGGAAAGCGGCTACGCGGCGGTCAAGGCCGTGCAGAAAGAAACCTTCGACCTGGTCTTGATGGACGTGCAGATGCCTGGCATGGACGGTCGCCAGAGCACCGAGGCGATCCGCCAGTGGGAAAGCGAGCGGCATTGCACGCCGCTGCCGATCGTCGCCCTCACCGCCCACGCCATGGCCAACGAAAAGCGTGCCTTGCTGCAAAGCGGCATGGATGACTACCTGACCAAACCCATCAGCGAACGGCAACTGGCCCAGGTGGTGCTCAAATGGACCGGCCTGGCCCTGCGCAACCAATCACCGGAGCGCAGCGGCGACGCCCAGGGCGGCAGCGAACTGCTGGTGCTCGATCACGAGGAAGGCCTGCGCCTGGCCGCCGGCAAGGCCGACCTGGCGGCGGACATGCTGGCGATGTTGCTGGCGTCCCTGGAAGCCGATCGCGAAGCGATCCGCCAGGCCAGCGAGGCCAACGATCACAACGCCCTGATCGAGCGGGTCCACCGCCTGCACGGCGCCACCCGCTACTGTGGCGTGCCGCAGTTGCGTGCGGCCTGCCAGCGCAGCGAAACCCTGCTCAAGCAACAGGACCCCAAGGCTGCCGCGGCCCTGGAAGAATTGGAGCGTGCCATCAATCGCCTGGCGAGCGAAGCGCGTATCAGTGCCTGA